A region from the Triticum aestivum cultivar Chinese Spring chromosome 3D, IWGSC CS RefSeq v2.1, whole genome shotgun sequence genome encodes:
- the LOC123080935 gene encoding probable aspartyl aminopeptidase, producing the protein MALLRLHLLRPPPAPLAAFSSPWRRALPTTRPAAPASRLLCSNHPAAPSSPSPSIVGGLLDYLNESWTQFHATAEAKRQLLAAGFELLSENDDWNLQPGGRYFFTRNMSCLVAFAVGEKYRVGNGFNIIAAHTDSPCLKLKPRSASIKSGHQMVGVQTYGGGLWHTWFDRDLTLAGRVILKAPDGSFKHKLVKVNRPLIRVPTLAIHLDRTVNSEGFKPNLESHLAPLLATKCEETTVNFDDKKGSSSTKTVHHPLLLQVLSEEIGCGSDEIIGMELNVCDTQPSCLGGGKNEFIYSGRLDNLASCYCALKSLMDSSKMPEDLSNEKGIRMIALFDNEEVGSNSMQGAGAPTIFQAMRRIVDSLMHQSMGEGALERALTSSFLVSADMAHALHPNYPDKHEEYHRPELQKGLVIKHNANQRYATSAVTAFLFKEIARIHNLPVQEFVVRNDMGCGSTIGPILASGVGIRTVDCGIPQLSMHSVREMCGKEDIDTTYKHFKAFFEMFSDIDQKLNVDF; encoded by the exons ATGGCGCTGCTCCGCCTCCacctgctccggccgccgcctgctcCGCTCGCCGCCTTCTCCTCCCCCTGGCGCCGCGCCCTCCCAACCACCAGACCCGCTGCACCCGCCTCCCGCCTCCTCTGCTCCAaccaccccgccgccccctcctccccctcgccCTCCATCGTCGGCGGCCTGCTTGACTACCTCAACGAGTCGTGGACGCAGTTCCACGCCACCG CCGAGGCCAAGAGGCAGCTGCTCGCGGCGGGGTTCGAGCTGCTCAGCGAGAACGACGACTGGAACCTGCAGCCAGGTGGCCGCTACTTCTTCACGCGCAACATGTCCTGCCTGGTCGCCTTTGCAGTCGGGGAAAA GTACAGAGTTGGTAATGGTTTCAATATAATTGCAGCCCACACTGATAGTCCATGCCTCAAGCTGAAACCGAGATCTGCTTCCATCAAATCCGGCCATCAAATGGTAGGTGTACAGACATATGGAGGTGGGTTGTGGCACACATGGTTTGATAGAGATCTAACTTTGGCTGGGCGAGTCATCCTCAAGGCTCCAGATGGTTCATTTAAGCATAAGCTTGTCAAAGTGAACAGACCACTCATTCGCGTACCAACACTGGCTATACATCTCGACCG CACAGTGAATTCTGAAGGATTCAAGCCTAATCTAGAGAGTCATCTGGCTCCACTTCTTGCAACAAAATGTGAAGAGACCACTGTCAATTTTGATGACAAAAAAGGTTCAAGTTCCACAAAGACTGTCCATCATCCACTACTATTGCAA GTTCTTTCAGAAGAAATCGGTTGTGGAtcagatgaaattattggtatgGAGTTGAACGTGTGTGATACCCAACCTAGCTGCCTTGGTGGGGGGAAGAATGAGTTCATTTATTCTGGTAGATTGGATAATCTCGCTTCATGTTACTGTGCCCTTAAATCCCTCATGGACTCTTCCAAGATGCCAGAAGATTTGTCCAACGAGAAGGGTATAAGAATGATTGCTCTGTTTGATAACGAAGAG GTTGGTTCAAATTCGATGCAAGGGGCAGGTGCACCAACCATATTCCAGGCCATGAGACGAATTGTTGACTCCTTGATGCATCAGTCCATGGGGGAGGGGGCTTTAGAGCGTGCACTAACTTCTTCTTTCCTTG TTTCCGCAGATATGGCTCATGCCCTGCACCCAAACTATCCAGACAAGCATGAAGAGTACCACAGACCAGAACTACAAAAAGGACTTGTTATCAAGCATAATGCTAACCAGCGTTATGCCACAAGTGCTGTAACAGCTTTTCTCTTCAAAGAAATAGCTCGAATTCATAACCTTCCCGTCCAG GAATTTGTTGTAAGGAATGATATGGGTTGTGGCTCAACTATCGGTCCCATACTTGCTTCTGGTGTCGGCATACGGACTGTTGATTGTGGTATTCCTCAGCTTTCCATGCACAG CGTTCGGGAAATGTGTGGCAAAGAAGACATAGACACGACATACAAGCACTTCAAAGCTTTCTTCGAGATGTTCTCGGACATTGACCAGAAACTGAATGTAGATTTTTAG